One window from the genome of Hyphomonas neptunium ATCC 15444 encodes:
- a CDS encoding DUF4112 domain-containing protein, which produces MRPAPYPDAPPPALPGMTAEEAEAMAAFTRMSHLLDRQFALPGIPFRFGLDGIIGLIPVVGDVVTGAMGMYALKIASDHKLPWHVRWRILWNLGVDVVIGAIPLVGDIFDFAHHAHAKNRRLLERHIAKRAGR; this is translated from the coding sequence ATGCGCCCCGCCCCGTATCCTGATGCTCCGCCGCCTGCCCTGCCCGGTATGACCGCTGAAGAGGCGGAGGCGATGGCGGCGTTTACGCGGATGTCGCATCTGCTCGACCGGCAATTTGCGCTTCCGGGTATCCCGTTCCGGTTCGGTCTGGACGGGATCATCGGCCTCATACCGGTGGTGGGTGACGTGGTGACCGGCGCAATGGGCATGTATGCGCTCAAGATCGCGTCAGACCACAAGCTGCCCTGGCATGTGCGCTGGCGGATTCTCTGGAATCTCGGCGTGGATGTGGTGATCGGCGCGATACCGCTGGTCGGCGACATCTTTGACTTTGCCCACCATGCCCATGCCAAGAACCGGCGGCTTCTGGAACGCCATATCGCCAAGCGCGCCGGGCGCTGA